The genomic DNA ACCAAGCGCGACATCGTCGATCCCGAACTCCTCGACCTGGCTCTCGCCGACATCGGCGAGACCCTGGCCGGCACCTTCCTGGAGGGTGCGCCGCTCATCCCGGTGTCGGCGGCCACCGGGGAAGGAATGCCGGACCTCCTGGCGGCCATCGACAGGGCCGCCGAAGCCTGTACGGTCCGCGACGCGGGTGCGCCCGCCCGCCTGCCGGTGGATCGGGTGTTCAGCAAGCAGGGCTTCGGGACGGTGGTCACGGGCACCCTGTTCGCGGGCACGTTGCGCGAGGGCGACACCGTGGACGTGCTGCCGGCCGGCATCAAGGCCCGCATCCGCGGCTTGCAGGTTCACGGCGGCAAGCGCGACGCGGCACGGGCCGGCCAGCGCGTGGCGATCAACCTGGCTTTCCAGGGGAACGCCGACCTGGAGCGCGGGGAGTGGCTCGTGGCCCCCGGGCTCTTCGCCCCGGCGACCGTGCTGGACGTGCAACTGGAACTGCTGCCCGACGCCCCGCCGTTCGCTCACCGCGAAAGAGTGCGCGTCCACCACGGCACCGCCGAGGCGATCGGCCGGGTGGCGCTGCTGGAGCGAGACGAGCTGGCTCCGGGAGAGGACGCGCCGGCACAGCTCCTGCTGGAAACTCCCCTGGTCGCGGATTTCGACGATCGCTTCGTGGTGCGCCGCTACAGCCCGGCTCACACCATCGGCGGCGGGCGGGTGCTCCACCCCAGGTCGCGCAAGGCGCGCCGGCGCGCGCCGGCCGTGCTGGAGCGGCTGGCCGCCTACCGTGAGGGGCGCTACGCCGACGCGCTGGACCTGGCCCTGGCCGCGGCCGGTTTCGAACCGCAGGCGCAACCCGACCTGGAGCGGCAGATCCCGTTCGCGGCAAGGGCGGCGGCATGGGCAGGCCTGGAGGCTGCCGGGGCGCTGTACCGGCTCGATGGCGGCTTCGTGCACGCGCGCGTCGTCGCCGACCTCGCGGCGCGTATCGGGGCCCTGGCGAGTCGGTACTGCGCGGAGCACCCCCACCGGTTCGGGCCAGCCAGAGAGGCCTTGCAGGCCGAGCTCCAGGTCCCGCCCGGCCGGCTGGCGCAGTTGCTCGCGGATCTCGCGCAGCGAGGCGGGCTGGCGCTCCGGGGCAGATTCGTGGCGCCGGCCGGCCGCGAGCCTGCCTTCGCCGGCGAGGCCGAGGCAGCTCGCGCCGGACTGGAAGAAAGGCTCGCCGCGGTACTCCTGGCCGACGAGGCCGATCTGGTCAAGGACCTGCCGCCGGCCGCGGGCGAGATCCTGGAGGATCTCGTCGAGACCGGGCGCGTGGTGCGCCTGGGCGGCGGCATATGCGCGACGCCGGCCAGCCTGGGGGAAGTCAAGGCCAAACTCGCCGCCGCATTCGCCACCGAGCCGCAGCTCACCGCGTCACAACTGCGCGACGCGCTCGCCACCTCGCGGAAGTACCTGATCCCGCTCCTCGAGCACCTGGACGCCACCGGCTTCACGCGGCGCAAAGGAGACGTGCGGTCGCTCGGGTAGTGCTCGTCGCGCCTTCCCTCCCCGAAAACGTCGGGATGGCGGCGCGGGCGGTGCTCGCTTTCGGCGGGGGCGATCTGGTGCTCGTGGGCGGCGTGTCTCGGCTTCACCCCCTGGCGCTGGCGGCCGCCGCCGGGGCCGAGCCGATCCTGGCCGCGGCCAGGCAGGTCGGGACATTGGCCGAAGCCCTCGCGGGCGCCGAACTGGCCGTCGCCACGACGGCTCGCGGCTACGACCGGCCGGATCTGCGCGTCGTACCGGTGCGCGCTGCCGCCCGCCTCGCGGCCGGCCGCGAGACCGCCTGGGTGTTCGGCACCGAGAAGCACGGCCTGACCGTGGCGGAGCTC from Candidatus Tanganyikabacteria bacterium includes the following:
- the selB gene encoding selenocysteine-specific translation elongation factor, whose translation is MTASGSPDLPIVIGTAGHVDHGKTTLIKALTGFDTDRLEEEKRRGLTIDLGFAPFTLPSGRVASVVDVPGHEKFLKNMLAGVGGMDLVLLVVAADDGVMPQTREHLDILRLLHVGAGIVVVTKRDIVDPELLDLALADIGETLAGTFLEGAPLIPVSAATGEGMPDLLAAIDRAAEACTVRDAGAPARLPVDRVFSKQGFGTVVTGTLFAGTLREGDTVDVLPAGIKARIRGLQVHGGKRDAARAGQRVAINLAFQGNADLERGEWLVAPGLFAPATVLDVQLELLPDAPPFAHRERVRVHHGTAEAIGRVALLERDELAPGEDAPAQLLLETPLVADFDDRFVVRRYSPAHTIGGGRVLHPRSRKARRRAPAVLERLAAYREGRYADALDLALAAAGFEPQAQPDLERQIPFAARAAAWAGLEAAGALYRLDGGFVHARVVADLAARIGALASRYCAEHPHRFGPAREALQAELQVPPGRLAQLLADLAQRGGLALRGRFVAPAGREPAFAGEAEAARAGLEERLAAVLLADEADLVKDLPPAAGEILEDLVETGRVVRLGGGICATPASLGEVKAKLAAAFATEPQLTASQLRDALATSRKYLIPLLEHLDATGFTRRKGDVRSLG